The genomic window AAATATTAACTAATTTCTATTActattttgaaaaataatattatacaagttatttgaattatattatttaaaggtatatacatatatatatatatatatatatatataatatcactataaattattattgaatatacattttaatattataaaattaaattttatattgatttttattttaattttttttttttattttttcaccttatttttgtttattattggggtgaatgaaaaaaattaattcgcttacaaaaatatgaaagtattgaatgaaaaaaattaattcgcttacaaaaatatgaaaGTATTGGTATAGCTAAAATTGGAGAACCACAAAGTATTACAGCGTTAGCCATTACATCTTCTTTTAAATCTGATTGTTTATTCTGTATATTTGAATTTATTACCTTGtctataaaaatatttgaatCTATTACCTTGtctataaaaatattatcaaagGCTTCCAATACATGTTTTgcttttttaaaaaatgttttattattattattattattattatttatttctcTCATTTCGTCATCATATTCTTTTAGCAAGTCTTCCAATGTTTCCTCGTTTTtagttataatataatttttagtattttttgatttattattatttgatttttttttcgaGGTCCTAATCAATCCTGTTTGAGATGAActaattttattttcttcataatcatctatattattatttatttgtgAGACCTTTAATTGTGACCTATTATTATACCTTAACATTTCATTCAGTGTTCGTTTCATAATTAAAGTAGAAACCTTgttaaaattatatatttcataatgtataatatttagaaaattctgaaaaataaaaaaaaagaagaaaaaaaaaaaataaataaaaaaaataaatatataaattaaagtgataaaaatataataaatggTTTCCTTTGAAAATAgtttaatataaaatatatatatatatatatatatatattttatgcattaaaaattagataatatttatatactaACCCCATTTTGAAGGTATAATGAAaagttaaaaaaatatataaataagaaatttttaaaaagaattaaaagTTTGGGCATTGTAAgaattaatttttattaataattaatatgttaaaatatctataatttttaatgatatatatatatatatataatagtttattataaaatatataaatattttatgaaataaaaattagataatatttatatactaACCTCATTATTAATGTATATTAgcaaattaaaaaaatatataaataataattttttaaaaagaattaaaagTTTGTGCATTGTAGgaattaatttttattaataattaatatgttaaaatatctataatttttaatgatatatatatatatatatatatatatatatatataacatatattacatttatgaaatggataatataaataattatatttcatattagataataatattatttttaataaaattatttattttcatgagaataattatattatataaatttattttatgatCTATTTTTGGTATTATGCTTTTTAAGAActatatatgttattatgggattgataataaatttgtttattttaaatatgatatagaatatataataataataatatttcaaaaaatattatgttatatatatttcatttaatatattattcatgtatttattaaatatatgaaaaatatatttattatatgatatttcGTATTTAacgttttttttttatttttaatacctataatatattgaattCAAATTATATGAGCATGAATTGATTTAGgttaaataataaatattttgataaaaaaaatatttaattaataaaacatttttataatatattacaatatgatatatattatttaattataattaagttatgtaatttatatataaatatatatatatatatatatatatatatatatatattttattacataaataaaaataaaaaatataattatataaataattaaaataattaatatgaaaatattttctaaataaatattttttttaaatataaatgataacGTTAATTCTTATagatttaaataatatgatgattttatattaattctACATGAATAATCAATTTATattgaatatttatttatttatttatttcataatatatatatgaaataatatatgtatacatcATTATTGATTTTGTGATTGTAACATAAAATAgttacattttttataaaaattaattagttatatattttatgaattaatatatatatatatataatatttattatttaaatgaataataatattattataacattttattattatatgattttatgtttttttttttttttttaaatatataaatgaaaatatatttatataaatgtcggttaattttaaatatatttatatttttattacgTAGAATTAAACTAAAACcttctttattataattgtgactatgattattattttaagtgttttaaatatatttttctattatattaaaatatagaaaataatattatatatatatatataattttatgataattttatattaattctACATGAATATTCAATTTATattgaatatttatttatttcataatacatgaaataatatatttattatatatatatttatatacatccaattttattgtttttgTGATTGTAACATAAAATAGtacttttttataaaaattaataagttgtatattttatgaataaatatataatatcatatttattacttaaattaataataacgaaattataacattttttttttataatatgattttatgttttttttttttttttttttaatatataaatgaaaatat from Plasmodium gaboni strain SY75 chromosome Unknown, whole genome shotgun sequence includes these protein-coding regions:
- a CDS encoding exported protein (hyp6); the encoded protein is MPKLLILFKNFLFIYFFNFSLYLQNGNFLNIIHYEIYNFNKVSTLIMKRTLNEMLRYNNRSQLKVSQINNNIDDYEENKISSSQTGLIRTSKKKSNNNKSKNTKNYIITKNEETLEDLLKEYDDEMREINNNNNNNNKTFFKKAKHVLEAFDNIFIDKVIDSNIFIDKVINSNIQNKQSDLKEDVMANAVILCGSPILAIPILSYFCKRINFFHSILSYFCKRINFFHSPQ